One part of the Kineosporia corallincola genome encodes these proteins:
- a CDS encoding MaoC family dehydratase, with protein sequence MDADHDRPQIDQRGLYLEEFQVGARYRHRPGRTVTEADNVLFTTLTMNTQSLHLDAVFAAGQEPFRRVLVNSMFTLSTLVGLSVAQLTQGTLVANLGFSEISFPSPLFIGDTLYASTVVLDKRESSSRPGEGIVSLRHVGVNQDDVVVARAVRATLVRTAP encoded by the coding sequence ATGGACGCCGACCACGACCGGCCGCAGATCGACCAGCGGGGGCTGTATCTCGAGGAGTTCCAGGTGGGTGCCCGTTACCGGCACCGGCCGGGCCGCACCGTCACCGAGGCCGACAACGTGCTGTTCACCACCTTGACCATGAACACCCAGTCGCTGCACCTGGACGCGGTTTTCGCGGCCGGCCAGGAGCCTTTCCGCCGGGTGCTGGTGAACTCGATGTTCACCCTGTCCACGCTGGTCGGGCTGTCGGTGGCGCAGCTGACCCAGGGGACGCTCGTGGCCAACCTCGGTTTCAGCGAGATATCTTTCCCGTCACCGCTTTTCATCGGTGACACGCTGTACGCGTCCACCGTCGTGCTGGACAAGCGGGAGTCGTCGTCGCGGCCGGGCGAGGGGATCGTGTCGCTGCGCCACGTCGGGGTGAACCAGGACGACGTGGTGGTCGCCCGGGCGGTCCGGGCGACCCTGGTGCGGACGGCTCCCTGA
- a CDS encoding SDR family oxidoreductase has protein sequence MASVSSDQSADQAAGNPPVVVITGASAGIGRATAVAFAGRGAKVALLARGEVGLEGAAREVREAGGEALVIPVDVADAEAVQRAAERAETELGPVDVWVNSAFTSVFAPFSEVSAEEFRRVTEVTYLGTVYATQAALKLMRPRDRGAIVQVGSALAYRGIPLQSAYCGAKHAVQGFHESLRIELMNEGSGIRTTMVQMPAVNTPQFSWVLSRLPKQAQPVPPIYQPEVAAQAVLYAADHPGRREYWVGTGAAKTILGNALVPAVLDKYLSRTGFSSQQTPDPRPADQPQNLWEPADGPGGRDFGSHGLFDDQARTSSKQQWVAHRVGALTSAVGPAVASAGAGLIVLTDKAKPVVGALKSRIGSSAPGSASSSGSASSPGSASSSDSAQS, from the coding sequence ATGGCATCCGTCTCTTCAGATCAGTCAGCAGACCAGGCAGCGGGTAACCCGCCCGTCGTCGTCATCACCGGAGCCAGCGCCGGCATCGGCCGGGCCACGGCCGTCGCCTTCGCCGGACGCGGGGCGAAGGTCGCGTTGCTGGCCCGAGGTGAGGTCGGGCTCGAGGGAGCGGCCCGGGAGGTGCGCGAGGCCGGCGGCGAGGCGCTGGTGATCCCGGTGGACGTGGCCGACGCCGAGGCGGTGCAGCGCGCCGCCGAGCGGGCGGAGACCGAGCTGGGCCCGGTCGATGTCTGGGTGAACTCGGCCTTCACCTCGGTGTTCGCCCCGTTCAGCGAGGTCAGCGCCGAGGAGTTCCGGCGGGTCACCGAGGTCACCTACCTGGGCACGGTCTACGCCACCCAGGCGGCCCTGAAGCTGATGCGCCCGCGCGACCGCGGCGCCATCGTCCAGGTCGGTTCGGCCCTGGCCTACCGCGGGATCCCGCTCCAGAGCGCCTACTGCGGGGCCAAGCACGCCGTGCAGGGCTTCCACGAGTCGCTGCGGATCGAGCTGATGAACGAGGGCAGCGGCATCCGCACCACGATGGTGCAGATGCCGGCGGTGAACACCCCGCAGTTCTCCTGGGTGCTCTCCCGGCTGCCGAAGCAGGCCCAGCCGGTGCCCCCGATCTACCAGCCCGAGGTGGCCGCCCAGGCTGTGCTGTACGCCGCCGACCACCCGGGACGCCGCGAGTACTGGGTGGGTACCGGCGCGGCCAAGACCATCCTGGGCAACGCCCTGGTGCCGGCCGTGCTGGACAAGTACCTGTCCCGCACCGGGTTCTCGTCGCAGCAGACGCCCGACCCGCGCCCGGCCGACCAGCCGCAGAACCTCTGGGAGCCCGCGGACGGCCCGGGCGGACGCGACTTCGGCTCGCACGGCCTGTTCGACGACCAGGCCCGCACGTCCAGCAAGCAGCAGTGGGTGGCCCACCGGGTCGGCGCCCTGACCTCGGCGGTCGGGCCGGCCGTCGCCAGTGCCGGGGCCGGGCTGATCGTGCTCACCGACAAGGCCAAGCCGGTGGTCGGGGCGCTGAAGAGCCGGATCGGCTCGTCAGCGCCGGGTTCCGCGTCGTCGTCGGGTTCCGCGTCGTCACCGGGTTCCGCGTCGTCGTCGGATTCCGCGCAGTCGTAG
- a CDS encoding O-methyltransferase codes for MNTLSAPRTVAVLDRLYAAAAESARRGPTPTAKPIPEMNAAEKADALEQAYMPLSPEGGRLLYALTRSARPTTVVEFGMSYGISTLHLAAAVADNGIGQVYTTELSATKVAAARATFAEAGLDQHVTVLAGDALDTLATVDGPIGLVLLDGWKDLYVPVLRKIENRLAPGALVVADNTDFESVGDYLAHVRDPANGYVSIALPIAEGMEVSCRA; via the coding sequence ATGAACACGCTGAGCGCACCCCGCACCGTCGCCGTCCTGGACCGGTTGTACGCGGCCGCCGCCGAGAGCGCGCGTCGAGGCCCCACCCCCACGGCGAAACCGATCCCCGAGATGAACGCGGCCGAGAAGGCCGACGCCCTGGAACAGGCCTACATGCCGCTCTCTCCCGAGGGCGGCCGGCTGCTGTACGCCCTGACACGGTCGGCCCGGCCCACCACCGTGGTCGAATTCGGCATGTCCTACGGCATTTCCACGCTGCACCTGGCCGCGGCCGTGGCCGACAACGGGATCGGGCAGGTGTACACCACCGAGCTCAGCGCCACCAAGGTCGCCGCCGCACGGGCCACCTTCGCCGAGGCCGGCCTGGACCAGCACGTCACGGTGCTGGCCGGTGACGCCCTCGACACCCTGGCCACGGTGGACGGGCCGATCGGCCTGGTGCTGCTGGACGGCTGGAAAGACCTGTACGTGCCGGTCCTCAGGAAAATCGAGAACCGGCTCGCACCAGGGGCTCTCGTGGTGGCCGACAACACCGACTTCGAGAGCGTGGGCGACTACCTGGCGCACGTGCGCGACCCGGCGAACGGCTACGTCAGCATCGCGCTGCCGATCGCCGAGGGCATGGAGGTCAGCTGCCGCGCCTAG
- the aceA gene encoding isocitrate lyase — MTDAEQLAAQWKTDERWAGVRRTYSADDVLRLRGTVVEEHTLARRGAEKLWRALHDEEYLHALGALTGNQAVQQVRAGLKAIYLSGWQVAADANAAGQTYPDQSLYPADSVPRVVRRINNALLRADQISHSEGDHGTDWLVPIVADAEAGFGGALNAFELMRAMIAAGAAGVHWEDQLASEKKCGHLGGKVLIPTGQHVRTLNAARLAADIAGVPSVIVARTDAQAATLLTSDVDERDRPFVTGERTAEGFYRVRGGIEPCIARGLAYAPHAELLWMETSKPDLAVAKAFAEGIRAEYPEQMLAYNCSPSFNWRKHLDDDEIAAFQKELGAMGYKFQFITLAGFHALNHSMFTLAKGYAESGMSAYVDLQEREFASEADGYTATRHQREVGVGWFDLVSTAVNPAAATTALAGSTEREQF, encoded by the coding sequence ATGACGGACGCGGAACAGCTTGCGGCGCAGTGGAAGACGGACGAACGCTGGGCCGGTGTGCGGCGCACCTACTCGGCGGACGACGTGCTGCGCCTGCGTGGCACCGTTGTCGAGGAGCACACGCTGGCCCGCCGTGGGGCGGAGAAGTTGTGGCGTGCGCTACACGACGAGGAATACCTGCACGCCCTCGGCGCCCTCACCGGCAACCAGGCCGTGCAGCAGGTGCGGGCCGGGCTGAAGGCGATCTACCTGTCCGGCTGGCAGGTCGCGGCCGACGCCAACGCGGCCGGCCAGACCTACCCCGACCAGAGCCTGTACCCGGCCGACTCGGTGCCCCGGGTGGTGCGGCGCATCAACAACGCTCTGCTGCGGGCCGACCAGATCAGCCACAGCGAGGGGGATCACGGCACCGACTGGCTGGTCCCGATCGTGGCCGACGCCGAGGCCGGTTTCGGTGGTGCCCTGAACGCGTTCGAGCTGATGCGGGCGATGATCGCGGCCGGTGCCGCCGGCGTCCACTGGGAGGATCAGCTGGCCTCCGAGAAGAAGTGCGGGCACCTGGGCGGCAAGGTGCTGATCCCGACCGGCCAGCACGTGCGCACGCTGAACGCGGCCCGGCTGGCGGCCGACATCGCCGGGGTGCCCTCGGTGATCGTCGCCCGCACCGACGCCCAGGCCGCGACCCTGCTGACCAGCGACGTGGACGAGCGTGACCGGCCGTTCGTGACGGGGGAGCGCACCGCGGAGGGGTTCTACCGGGTGCGGGGCGGGATCGAGCCGTGCATCGCCCGTGGCCTGGCCTACGCCCCGCACGCCGAGCTGCTGTGGATGGAGACGTCGAAACCCGATCTGGCGGTGGCGAAGGCGTTCGCGGAGGGAATCCGGGCCGAATACCCCGAGCAGATGCTGGCGTACAACTGCTCGCCGTCGTTCAACTGGCGCAAGCACCTGGACGACGACGAGATCGCCGCGTTCCAGAAGGAGCTGGGGGCCATGGGGTACAAGTTCCAGTTCATCACGCTGGCCGGTTTCCACGCGCTGAACCATTCGATGTTCACCCTGGCCAAGGGGTACGCGGAGAGCGGGATGAGCGCGTACGTCGATCTCCAGGAGCGCGAGTTCGCCTCGGAGGCAGACGGTTACACCGCCACCCGGCATCAGCGTGAGGTCGGCGTGGGCTGGTTCGACCTGGTGAGCACGGCCGTGAACCCGGCGGCGGCCACCACCGCGCTGGCCGGGTCGACGGAGCGGGAGCAGTTCTGA
- a CDS encoding TetR family transcriptional regulator encodes MTSRASSREAILRVFAERVAEKGYADTSLGDVAAELGLSKGTIVHHFRSKQALLGELHEAYFARRFAEAQHVLAELEHPIDRLVAMIYALLAAHRDDRAASLACLRELVRYFEGELGAFVHGQREAYTAIVVGILEDGADRGLITVEDARMTALQIFGMCNYAWTWYRPEGKLSVEQIAEQFARTLLAGLVSPVDPGRREPDIARAVATVRGAPGRTD; translated from the coding sequence ATGACATCGCGAGCCAGCTCCCGTGAGGCCATCCTGCGGGTGTTCGCCGAGCGGGTGGCCGAGAAGGGCTACGCCGACACCAGCCTGGGAGACGTGGCGGCCGAGCTGGGCCTGAGCAAAGGCACCATCGTGCACCACTTCCGCAGCAAACAGGCGCTTCTGGGCGAGCTGCACGAGGCCTACTTCGCCCGCCGGTTCGCCGAGGCGCAGCACGTGCTGGCCGAGCTGGAGCACCCGATCGACCGCCTGGTCGCGATGATCTACGCGCTGCTGGCGGCCCACCGCGACGACCGGGCGGCCAGCCTGGCCTGCCTGCGTGAGCTGGTGCGGTATTTCGAGGGGGAGCTCGGGGCGTTCGTGCACGGCCAGCGCGAGGCCTACACGGCCATCGTCGTGGGCATCCTCGAAGACGGTGCGGACCGTGGCCTGATCACCGTGGAAGACGCCCGGATGACCGCCCTCCAGATCTTCGGCATGTGCAACTACGCCTGGACCTGGTACCGGCCTGAGGGAAAACTGTCGGTGGAACAGATCGCGGAGCAGTTCGCCCGCACGCTCCTGGCCGGACTGGTGAGCCCGGTCGACCCGGGGCGGCGCGAACCGGACATCGCACGGGCCGTCGCGACCGTGCGCGGGGCACCAGGGAGGACGGACTGA
- a CDS encoding acetyl/propionyl/methylcrotonyl-CoA carboxylase subunit alpha, translating to MFDSVLVANRGEIAVRIFRTLRRLGIRSLAVYSDADAGSPHVLAADVAVRIESYLSPPELIRAAGVGAAQAIHPGYGFLSENPAFARACEEAGLVFVGPPATAVEAMGDKIRARNTVSAAGVPVVPGSTDPDEVGYPLLIKPSAGGGGKGMHEVHRAGDLDGAVQTARREARAAFGDDTLLFERLVTTPRHIEIQVLADRFGAVTHLGERECSLQRRHQKVVEECPSPLLPPEQRETMGEAACRAAQACGYVGAGTVEFIVTGDRPHEWYFMEMNTRLQVEHPVTEEVYGVDLVEAQLRIAAGEPAPWPAAPRAQGHAIEVRLYAEDPAAGFLPSAGEVLALELPDGVRVDSGVTRGQVIGTGYDPMLAKIIAHGPHRAEALRRLSTALRRTVVLGVQTNTGFLLNLLADQRVRDGDLDTGLIGRDLEELTAHPVPDDVLGLAAGLRLLGLEPPDDPEAVIDPFDLPGGWRIGEPAGSTHRFDCREKLFEVRSRGRADDALLIVDGGEPVRSRTQPDPDRRPHVVHHTHDGVTRTYTTAAARDGTLWITRDGLTWALREPLAAGRAATDGGGGPVRSPMPGTIALVSVQDGEKVSTGQPLAVVEAMKMEHTLTSPADGVVRELRARPGATVTKDEVLMTVEPFTEGDGHGS from the coding sequence ATGTTCGACAGCGTGCTGGTGGCCAACCGCGGCGAGATCGCGGTGCGGATCTTCCGAACCCTGCGACGGCTCGGGATTCGTTCGCTGGCCGTGTATTCCGACGCCGACGCCGGGTCACCGCACGTGCTGGCGGCGGACGTCGCGGTGCGGATCGAGTCGTATCTGTCGCCACCGGAGCTGATCCGCGCCGCCGGGGTGGGCGCCGCGCAGGCGATCCATCCGGGATACGGCTTCCTGAGCGAGAACCCGGCCTTCGCCCGGGCCTGCGAGGAGGCCGGGCTGGTGTTCGTCGGCCCGCCGGCAACGGCCGTCGAGGCGATGGGAGACAAGATCCGGGCCCGGAACACGGTGAGCGCGGCCGGTGTTCCCGTCGTCCCTGGTTCGACCGACCCGGACGAGGTGGGCTACCCGCTGCTGATCAAGCCGTCGGCGGGCGGTGGCGGCAAGGGCATGCACGAGGTGCACCGCGCCGGAGATCTGGACGGTGCCGTGCAGACGGCCCGCCGCGAGGCCCGGGCCGCGTTCGGCGACGACACCCTGCTGTTCGAGCGCCTCGTCACCACACCGCGACACATCGAGATCCAGGTTCTGGCAGACCGGTTCGGCGCCGTCACGCACCTGGGCGAGCGCGAGTGCTCGCTGCAACGGCGCCACCAGAAGGTGGTGGAGGAGTGCCCCTCGCCCCTGCTGCCGCCGGAGCAGCGCGAGACGATGGGCGAGGCGGCCTGCCGGGCCGCGCAGGCTTGCGGGTACGTGGGGGCGGGCACGGTGGAGTTCATCGTGACCGGGGACCGGCCGCACGAGTGGTACTTCATGGAGATGAACACCCGCCTCCAGGTGGAGCATCCGGTGACCGAGGAGGTCTACGGCGTCGACCTGGTGGAGGCGCAGCTGCGGATCGCGGCCGGGGAGCCCGCGCCCTGGCCGGCCGCACCGCGTGCGCAGGGGCACGCGATCGAGGTGCGGCTGTACGCGGAGGATCCGGCCGCCGGATTCCTGCCCTCGGCGGGAGAGGTTCTCGCACTGGAGCTTCCGGACGGCGTGCGCGTCGACTCCGGTGTCACCCGGGGCCAGGTGATCGGTACCGGTTATGACCCGATGCTGGCCAAGATCATCGCCCACGGCCCGCACCGGGCCGAGGCGCTGCGCCGCCTGAGCACGGCACTGCGACGCACGGTCGTGCTCGGTGTACAGACGAACACCGGCTTTCTGCTGAACCTTCTGGCCGATCAGCGGGTGCGCGACGGCGACCTGGACACCGGCCTGATCGGGCGCGACCTGGAAGAGCTGACCGCACATCCGGTTCCGGACGACGTGCTGGGTCTGGCGGCCGGCCTGAGGCTGCTCGGGCTGGAGCCCCCCGACGACCCGGAGGCCGTGATCGACCCGTTCGACCTGCCCGGCGGCTGGCGCATCGGGGAACCGGCAGGCTCCACGCATCGGTTCGATTGCCGGGAGAAGCTTTTCGAGGTTCGGTCGCGAGGGCGGGCGGATGACGCCCTGCTGATCGTCGACGGCGGCGAGCCGGTCCGCAGCCGCACCCAACCCGACCCCGACCGACGTCCCCACGTAGTGCACCACACCCACGACGGCGTCACCCGCACCTACACCACCGCGGCGGCCCGCGACGGCACGCTGTGGATCACCCGCGACGGCCTGACCTGGGCGCTGCGCGAACCCCTCGCCGCCGGCCGGGCGGCGACCGACGGGGGCGGCGGGCCGGTGCGTTCACCGATGCCCGGAACGATCGCCCTGGTCAGCGTCCAGGACGGCGAAAAGGTCAGCACGGGACAACCATTGGCTGTGGTCGAGGCAATGAAGATGGAGCACACCCTCACCTCCCCCGCCGACGGTGTGGTGCGCGAGCTACGCGCCCGGCCGGGGGCCACCGTCACCAAGGACGAAGTGCTGATGACCGTCGAACCGTTCACCGAAGGAGATGGTCATGGATCTTGA
- a CDS encoding carboxyl transferase domain-containing protein has product MTSSPGPTRPDAPTVNEAAHRALVADLRARLAAAHLGGPARSRDRHVQRGKMLPRDRVDELLDPSSPFLELSPLAANGLYDDEAPAAGLITGVGRVSGRECVIVANDATVKGGTYYPITVKKHLRAQEIALENRLPCLYLVDSGGAFLPRQDEVFPDRDHFGRIFFNQARMSARGIPQIAAVLGSCTAGGAYVPAMSDEAVIVRGQGTIFLGGPPLVKAATGEVVSPEQLGGGELHARVSGVVDHLVDDDAQALRTVRSIVSTFGARTPVPWQRIPTRQPACDPAGLYSTVPTDPRIPYDVHEVITRIVDAPGLAEFKPEYGDTLVTGFAHLHGHPVGVVASNGVLFSESALKGAHFIELCDQRGIPLVFLQNISGFMVGREYEAGGIAKHGAKLVTAVATTRVPKLTVVVGGSFGAGNYAMAGRAYSPRFLFMWPNARISVMGGEQAATVLGTVGADPSAIRQQYETQGNPYYSTARLWDDGVIDPADTRTVLGLCLSACSNAPLGDPGFGLFRM; this is encoded by the coding sequence ATGACGTCATCCCCCGGGCCGACCCGGCCGGACGCCCCCACGGTGAACGAGGCAGCCCACCGCGCCCTGGTCGCCGACCTGCGAGCCCGGCTGGCGGCGGCGCACCTGGGCGGCCCCGCGCGGTCTCGCGACCGGCACGTGCAGCGCGGCAAGATGCTCCCCCGCGACCGCGTGGACGAGCTGCTCGACCCGTCGTCCCCCTTTCTCGAACTGTCGCCCCTGGCCGCGAACGGGCTCTACGACGACGAGGCCCCCGCCGCCGGCCTGATCACCGGCGTCGGCCGGGTGAGCGGCCGGGAATGCGTGATCGTCGCCAACGACGCCACCGTCAAGGGTGGCACCTATTACCCGATCACGGTCAAGAAGCACCTGCGCGCGCAGGAGATCGCCCTGGAGAACCGGCTCCCCTGCCTGTATCTCGTCGACTCCGGCGGCGCGTTCCTGCCCCGGCAGGACGAGGTGTTCCCCGACCGCGACCATTTCGGCCGGATCTTCTTCAACCAGGCGCGGATGTCCGCCCGCGGAATCCCGCAGATCGCGGCGGTTCTGGGGTCGTGTACCGCCGGTGGCGCCTACGTGCCGGCGATGTCCGACGAGGCGGTGATCGTGCGCGGCCAGGGCACCATCTTCCTCGGCGGCCCGCCTCTGGTGAAGGCCGCGACGGGCGAGGTGGTGAGCCCCGAGCAGCTCGGCGGCGGCGAGCTGCACGCGCGCGTCTCCGGCGTGGTCGACCACCTGGTGGACGACGACGCCCAGGCCCTGCGCACCGTACGCTCCATCGTCTCCACCTTCGGCGCTCGCACACCTGTTCCCTGGCAACGGATTCCGACCCGGCAGCCGGCCTGTGACCCGGCCGGTCTCTACTCCACCGTGCCCACCGACCCGCGCATTCCGTACGACGTCCACGAGGTGATCACCCGCATCGTCGACGCCCCCGGGCTCGCCGAGTTCAAACCGGAGTACGGCGACACCCTGGTGACCGGATTCGCCCACCTGCACGGCCACCCGGTCGGTGTGGTGGCCAGCAACGGCGTGTTGTTCTCCGAGTCGGCTCTCAAGGGAGCACATTTCATCGAGCTGTGCGATCAGCGCGGCATTCCCCTGGTGTTCCTCCAGAACATCTCCGGTTTCATGGTGGGCCGCGAGTACGAGGCCGGCGGTATCGCCAAGCACGGGGCCAAACTGGTGACGGCGGTGGCGACCACCCGCGTGCCGAAGCTCACCGTGGTCGTCGGCGGCTCGTTCGGGGCCGGCAACTACGCGATGGCCGGGCGGGCGTACTCCCCCCGGTTCCTGTTCATGTGGCCGAACGCCCGGATCTCGGTGATGGGCGGCGAGCAGGCCGCGACGGTGCTGGGCACCGTCGGGGCCGATCCCTCGGCGATCCGGCAGCAGTACGAGACTCAGGGCAACCCGTACTACTCGACGGCCCGGCTCTGGGACGACGGCGTGATCGACCCGGCCGACACCAGAACCGTTCTCGGGCTGTGCCTCTCGGCCTGCTCGAATGCCCCGCTCGGCGACCCGGGCTTCGGCCTCTTCCGGATGTGA
- a CDS encoding FAD-dependent monooxygenase, whose product MDAEVVIVGAGPAGLFLAGELRLAGISVIVVEKLHEPTGESRGLGFTARTLEVFGQRGLLSRLGEVETTDLGHFGGLPIDFSVLGEPNSGGVKGIPQAVTEEMLGDWAADLGADIRRAHEVTGLRDLGDAVEVEVSGPMGPQVLRAAYLVGCDGGRSTVRKLAGFDFPGTASTLEMFLADVRHPDIRVRMIGETVPGGMVMAGPLGDGLFRIIVCERGTEPKARTEPPSWEEISSAWQRLTGQDISGGTALWTSAFGNAARLATEYRRGRVLLAGDAAHIHLPAGGQGMNTSIQDSANLGWKLAAAVRGTAPDDLLDSYHEERHRVGERLLMNTQAQGLLFLSGSEMQPLRDVMTELIAFEPVSRHLAGMVSGLSIRYDVGGGDHPLLGLRVPNLTLRTEQGEPTMFELLAGARGVLLLPPGSGLETVAKGWADRVDVVIGEPAGESADELGGARALLVRPDGHVAWVGAGSGDDLNDTDLDVALRRWFGLPVDAGVAVPA is encoded by the coding sequence ATGGACGCCGAGGTAGTCATTGTCGGAGCCGGGCCGGCGGGCCTCTTCCTGGCGGGCGAACTTCGCCTCGCCGGGATCTCGGTGATCGTGGTGGAGAAGCTGCACGAGCCCACCGGTGAGTCCCGCGGGCTGGGCTTCACCGCCCGCACGCTGGAGGTGTTCGGTCAGCGCGGGCTGCTCTCCCGGCTGGGCGAGGTGGAGACCACCGACCTGGGGCACTTCGGCGGCCTGCCGATCGACTTCTCGGTGCTCGGCGAGCCGAATTCCGGTGGTGTGAAGGGCATTCCGCAGGCAGTTACCGAGGAGATGCTCGGTGACTGGGCGGCCGACCTGGGTGCGGACATCCGCCGGGCCCACGAGGTGACCGGCCTGCGCGACCTCGGCGACGCGGTGGAGGTCGAGGTCAGCGGGCCGATGGGGCCGCAGGTGCTGCGGGCCGCCTACCTGGTGGGCTGTGACGGCGGCCGCAGCACGGTGCGCAAGCTCGCCGGGTTCGACTTCCCCGGCACCGCCTCCACGCTGGAGATGTTCCTGGCCGACGTGCGCCACCCCGACATCAGGGTCCGGATGATCGGCGAGACCGTTCCCGGCGGCATGGTGATGGCGGGCCCGCTGGGTGACGGCCTGTTCCGGATCATCGTGTGCGAGCGCGGCACCGAACCCAAGGCGCGCACCGAGCCGCCGTCGTGGGAGGAGATCTCCTCCGCCTGGCAGCGTCTGACCGGGCAGGACATCAGCGGCGGAACCGCGCTGTGGACCAGTGCTTTCGGCAACGCGGCCCGGCTGGCCACGGAGTACCGGCGGGGCCGGGTGCTGCTGGCCGGCGACGCCGCGCACATCCACCTGCCGGCCGGTGGCCAGGGCATGAACACCAGCATCCAGGACTCCGCCAACCTGGGCTGGAAGCTGGCCGCGGCCGTGCGCGGCACCGCCCCCGACGACCTGCTGGACAGCTACCACGAGGAGCGGCACCGGGTCGGCGAGCGCCTGCTGATGAACACCCAGGCGCAGGGCCTGCTGTTCCTCAGCGGCTCGGAGATGCAGCCGCTGCGCGACGTGATGACGGAACTGATCGCGTTCGAGCCGGTCAGCCGGCACCTGGCCGGCATGGTCAGCGGCCTGTCGATCCGCTACGACGTCGGCGGTGGTGACCACCCGCTGCTGGGCCTGCGCGTGCCGAACCTGACCCTGCGCACCGAGCAGGGCGAGCCCACGATGTTCGAGCTGCTCGCCGGCGCCCGCGGGGTGCTGCTGCTGCCGCCCGGTTCCGGGCTGGAGACCGTGGCCAAGGGCTGGGCGGACCGGGTCGACGTGGTGATCGGCGAGCCGGCCGGTGAGTCGGCCGACGAGCTGGGCGGGGCCCGGGCCCTGCTGGTGCGCCCGGACGGCCACGTGGCCTGGGTCGGCGCCGGGAGCGGCGACGACCTGAACGACACCGACCTCGACGTGGCGCTGCGGCGCTGGTTCGGGCTTCCCGTCGACGCCGGCGTCGCGGTTCCCGCCTGA
- a CDS encoding short-chain fatty acyl-CoA regulator family protein → MEKTFAGPRLRQLILDRRMSQVDLARLLEISPSYLNQLLHSRRPLTVPVLLKLTEAFGLDAGYFATDDATRLTAELRDAFADLGLPTTDAAELARHFPDSARAVSLLHHRYRQASEQVAALSGDRELPSATPMPHEEVRTFFYRNKNHFAALDQAAENLAATIGLPEVRAAKALRRRLAVHDVRVAELPDAEGDLHRFDARAGVLSLSPRLDSGQRAYRMAGQLALIENDRLITSMTAEIQNPAVRSLTRIGLANYFAAALLLPYADFLATTERFRYDVERLAAHYGVSFETICHRLSTLQRPRARGVPFSFIRVDRAGNMSKHQSASGFHFTRTGGTCPLWTIYEAFAAPGQILRQVAVMPDGRHYFWIARTVIHRPPRWGAAGKTFAIGLGCELRHAGRLVYSAGLDLSDRTAASPIGPGCKTCSRTDCAQRAVPQVGRGLAIDENRSTLSPYPAAE, encoded by the coding sequence ATGGAGAAGACGTTCGCGGGGCCGCGTCTGCGTCAGCTGATCCTCGACCGGCGGATGAGCCAGGTCGATCTGGCCCGGCTGCTGGAGATCTCACCCAGCTATCTCAACCAGCTGCTGCACAGCCGGCGCCCGCTCACGGTGCCGGTGCTGCTGAAGCTGACCGAGGCCTTCGGGCTGGACGCCGGATACTTCGCCACCGACGACGCCACCCGGCTCACCGCCGAGCTGCGCGACGCCTTCGCCGACCTCGGCCTGCCCACCACCGACGCGGCCGAGCTGGCCCGGCACTTCCCCGACAGCGCCCGCGCGGTGTCGCTGCTGCACCACCGCTACCGGCAGGCCTCCGAGCAGGTGGCCGCGCTGTCGGGCGACCGGGAACTGCCGTCCGCCACCCCGATGCCGCACGAAGAGGTTCGAACCTTCTTCTACCGCAACAAGAACCACTTCGCCGCCCTCGACCAGGCCGCCGAGAACCTGGCCGCGACGATCGGCCTGCCCGAGGTGCGCGCCGCCAAGGCCCTGCGGCGGCGGCTGGCCGTGCACGACGTGCGGGTGGCCGAACTGCCCGACGCCGAGGGCGATCTGCACCGGTTCGACGCCCGGGCGGGAGTCCTGTCCCTCTCACCCCGGCTGGACTCGGGGCAGCGGGCCTACCGGATGGCCGGTCAGCTGGCGCTGATCGAGAACGACCGGCTGATCACCTCGATGACCGCGGAGATCCAGAACCCGGCGGTGCGCTCGCTCACCCGGATCGGGCTGGCCAACTACTTCGCCGCCGCCCTGCTCCTGCCCTACGCCGACTTCCTCGCCACCACCGAGCGTTTCCGTTACGACGTGGAACGGCTGGCCGCGCACTACGGGGTGAGCTTCGAGACGATCTGCCACCGCCTGTCCACGCTGCAACGGCCCCGGGCCCGCGGCGTCCCGTTCTCGTTCATCCGGGTGGACCGGGCCGGGAACATGTCGAAACACCAGTCGGCCAGCGGTTTCCACTTCACCCGCACCGGCGGCACCTGCCCACTGTGGACCATCTACGAAGCCTTCGCCGCCCCCGGCCAGATCCTGCGCCAGGTGGCCGTGATGCCCGACGGACGACACTATTTCTGGATCGCCCGCACGGTGATCCACCGCCCACCACGCTGGGGCGCCGCCGGCAAGACCTTCGCCATCGGCCTGGGCTGCGAGCTGCGCCATGCCGGACGCCTGGTCTACTCGGCCGGCCTGGACCTGTCCGACCGCACGGCCGCCTCCCCGATCGGGCCGGGCTGCAAGACCTGCTCACGCACCGACTGCGCCCAGCGGGCGGTGCCGCAGGTGGGCCGGGGCCTGGCGATCGACGAGAACCGCAGCACCCTGTCTCCCTACCCGGCAGCCGAGTAG